From one Paenibacillus sp. FSL K6-1330 genomic stretch:
- a CDS encoding molecular chaperone TorD family protein, with product MAISPVQTLEVPDVCHRWLENRGTVYELLIDFLGNWPSLSMIAEWSRGSGISKAAECSKAGTELMTYLCGRSPEELVRICEYEGAEYRRLLQQSKQRQAAESHYTKDGCAQDLADCYASVGIAFNKLHGEADDHIAIELEFMTLLHDRMLNNTYCEHSMLQLMEVQEKFLEEHLLSWVPSLCKDLKGSTESPLYQSLFSLLEDFLAQDLSMLKTWKHSREAVLVH from the coding sequence ATGGCGATATCACCTGTTCAAACTTTGGAGGTGCCTGACGTCTGTCACAGATGGCTTGAAAACCGGGGGACGGTCTACGAGCTGCTGATTGATTTTTTGGGCAATTGGCCCAGCTTGTCTATGATTGCGGAATGGAGCCGCGGAAGTGGAATTAGCAAGGCTGCGGAGTGTTCGAAGGCCGGTACGGAACTGATGACATATTTATGTGGACGCTCACCTGAGGAATTGGTTCGGATTTGCGAATATGAAGGGGCGGAATACCGCCGATTGCTTCAGCAGTCCAAACAGCGTCAGGCAGCAGAGTCTCATTATACGAAGGATGGATGCGCTCAGGATTTAGCCGATTGTTACGCATCCGTCGGTATTGCCTTTAATAAACTGCACGGGGAAGCGGACGATCATATAGCCATTGAACTGGAATTTATGACACTGCTTCATGACCGTATGCTGAACAATACGTATTGTGAACATAGCATGCTGCAATTGATGGAGGTTCAAGAGAAGTTTCTGGAGGAGCATCTGTTGTCATGGGTGCCGTCCCTCTGCAAGGATCTGAAAGGATCCACGGAAAGTCCGCTTTATCAGTCGTTATTCAGTCTGCTGGAGGATTTCCTCGCACAGGATCTGAGCATGCTGAAGACGTGGAAGCATTCCAGGGAGGCTGTGCTGGTACATTAG
- a CDS encoding GNAT family N-acetyltransferase, which yields MKTRQETLTIRFSEMKDAAALMELDELVWDRNTAPAPLEWTSREHYLLHCPPGTQLVALHEEELCGYIGFRSPTSLHSNRHVLELNIAVHPAYQRQGIGQRLIEAVKDMARVEGISKLRLRVLSSNPGALSFYRNCGFQEEGRLIQEFYVDGRYVDDILMCCFLS from the coding sequence ATGAAGACCCGGCAAGAGACATTGACCATCCGGTTCTCCGAGATGAAAGATGCTGCTGCACTCATGGAACTCGACGAACTGGTATGGGATCGCAACACGGCCCCTGCCCCATTGGAGTGGACCTCAAGAGAACATTATCTTCTGCATTGTCCGCCAGGCACACAGCTCGTGGCGCTGCATGAGGAAGAACTGTGCGGTTACATCGGATTCCGGTCGCCCACAAGTCTTCACAGCAATCGTCATGTACTGGAGCTGAACATAGCGGTTCACCCTGCTTATCAACGACAGGGCATCGGACAGCGGCTGATCGAGGCCGTGAAGGATATGGCGCGCGTGGAAGGCATTTCGAAGCTGAGGCTGCGGGTGCTGTCCAGCAATCCGGGCGCACTCTCTTTTTACAGGAACTGCGGGTTTCAGGAAGAGGGCAGACTGATTCAGGAGTTCTACGTGGATGGACGTTACGTCGATGATATCTTAATGTGTTGCTTCTTATCATGA
- a CDS encoding MFS transporter, with the protein MSPRFWIVFGLKGMTYLRNMDNAQPSLTSLKLFNFFIYGTMVIFTGFFQLYLQDIGMSKIEIGSLMAIAPFVSIFANPFWGFWGDRAANIKRVLLIMMTGTLLLVQLVFQANTYAMIYMTMIFFYFFQTPMFSQTNSLILTYIEGTQQKFGSFRLWGSLGWALTAIAAGPVIDRLGSGRISIVFSVMLLVAALFMFTLPSIQKTTASASVNLKGLSRLFLNPYFVWFILLGIMVSIPNTANNTFMSLYILELGGTKQMVGLAIFFSSIFEVVIFILFDRFLKRKINVLVGCLTIVSLLFALRWLLMAEANSALEVAFIQLLHCVTFGGYFYVGVQLTMLFVPTPYRASGQALYTLSWSGISGVIGGLAGGWMFQNFGAQIMYRTGTMLAIVGAIGFGWMWYNLRKHGYQPLHPDDPEGDEIEEYAAS; encoded by the coding sequence ATGTCGCCGCGATTTTGGATTGTATTCGGTTTGAAAGGAATGACCTACTTGCGGAATATGGACAATGCTCAACCTTCGCTGACATCGCTCAAGCTGTTCAACTTCTTCATTTACGGAACCATGGTCATCTTCACCGGTTTTTTCCAGTTATATTTGCAAGACATCGGCATGAGCAAAATCGAAATCGGCAGCCTGATGGCAATCGCGCCATTTGTGTCCATCTTCGCAAATCCGTTCTGGGGATTCTGGGGTGACCGGGCGGCCAACATCAAACGCGTGCTGCTGATCATGATGACCGGTACGCTGCTGCTGGTCCAGCTTGTATTTCAGGCGAATACCTATGCAATGATATACATGACGATGATTTTCTTTTATTTCTTCCAGACTCCGATGTTCTCGCAGACAAATTCGCTGATTCTAACCTATATTGAGGGGACGCAGCAAAAATTCGGCTCGTTCCGGCTATGGGGATCGCTGGGATGGGCGCTGACGGCAATTGCTGCAGGACCTGTCATCGACCGGCTCGGATCGGGACGCATCTCTATCGTGTTCTCGGTCATGCTCCTGGTGGCGGCGTTGTTCATGTTCACATTGCCCTCCATCCAGAAAACAACGGCCTCGGCATCGGTTAACCTTAAAGGACTCAGCAGGCTGTTCCTGAATCCCTATTTTGTCTGGTTCATTCTGTTAGGCATCATGGTATCCATCCCGAACACAGCCAATAACACCTTTATGTCCCTATACATTCTGGAGCTTGGCGGTACCAAGCAGATGGTGGGCCTTGCCATCTTCTTCTCGTCGATATTTGAAGTGGTGATCTTCATTCTGTTTGACCGCTTCCTGAAACGGAAAATCAATGTCCTGGTCGGCTGCCTGACGATTGTCAGCCTGCTCTTCGCCCTCCGCTGGCTGCTGATGGCGGAAGCCAACAGCGCGCTGGAGGTGGCCTTCATCCAGCTGCTGCACTGCGTAACCTTCGGCGGCTATTTCTATGTTGGCGTTCAGTTGACGATGCTATTTGTGCCCACGCCGTATCGCGCTTCCGGACAAGCACTCTATACCTTGAGCTGGAGCGGCATATCCGGCGTCATCGGCGGTCTCGCCGGCGGCTGGATGTTCCAGAACTTCGGGGCGCAGATCATGTACCGGACCGGTACGATGCTTGCCATTGTGGGTGCTATCGGCTTTGGCTGGATGTGGTACAACCTTCGCAAGCACGGGTACCAGCCGCTGCATCCGGACGATCCCGAAGGCGACGAGATCGAGGAGTATGCTGCGAGTTAG
- a CDS encoding MOSC domain-containing protein — protein sequence MTMGIVSLNVGKPVTVDYLGKDLSTGIYKQPAEGPLFLSSLNFEGDGQADLVNHGGVDKAVCAYPSEHYPYWERSLGKQMEYAAFGENLTLREMLEDRVCIGDVYRIGDAVVQVSQPRYPCFKLSQKHGVKDMPARVLNTGYSGFYFRVLEEGNVRADSAVAQLESHASGITVLDVLQMMKDGRKDERGLFRMLEIDVLSASLKEQFGKWLKTLRDNQE from the coding sequence ATGACCATGGGCATTGTATCGCTGAATGTGGGAAAGCCTGTAACGGTTGATTACCTGGGAAAGGACCTGTCTACGGGGATTTATAAGCAGCCTGCGGAAGGCCCCTTGTTCCTAAGTTCATTGAATTTCGAAGGGGATGGTCAGGCCGATCTCGTCAATCACGGCGGCGTGGATAAGGCGGTGTGCGCGTACCCCTCTGAGCATTATCCTTATTGGGAACGCTCTTTGGGCAAGCAGATGGAGTATGCTGCATTTGGCGAAAACCTGACGCTGCGGGAGATGCTGGAGGATCGGGTCTGCATTGGGGATGTATACCGGATAGGCGACGCGGTGGTGCAGGTCAGCCAGCCCCGGTATCCATGCTTTAAGCTGTCACAAAAGCATGGCGTTAAAGATATGCCGGCAAGAGTATTGAATACGGGTTACAGCGGGTTTTACTTTCGAGTCCTGGAGGAAGGGAATGTCCGCGCCGATTCAGCGGTCGCTCAGCTTGAGTCTCATGCTTCCGGCATAACGGTGCTGGACGTGCTCCAGATGATGAAGGATGGACGGAAGGATGAACGCGGGTTGTTCCGCATGCTGGAGATCGATGTGCTGTCAGCCAGCTTGAAGGAGCAATTCGGCAAATGGCTGAAGACCCTGCGGGACAACCAGGAGTGA
- a CDS encoding GNAT family protein: MFGYTLDDHVELRPLAIEHARAMFEITDRSRDRLRKWLPWVDAVTEVNDTVNYIKGAMKQAAENGGFSAGIWVREELAGTISFHEIDWSNRSVSIGYWLDQHFTGQGLMTSACRAFTDHALMRMGLNRVEIRCATANHRSRAIPERLGFVLEGVIREAEKLPQGYVNHAVYGMIQSEWKRMR, from the coding sequence ATGTTTGGATACACATTAGATGACCATGTTGAATTACGCCCCCTTGCCATAGAGCATGCACGGGCGATGTTCGAGATTACCGACCGGTCTCGGGACCGTCTCCGCAAGTGGCTCCCATGGGTGGATGCCGTCACCGAGGTCAACGATACCGTCAATTATATCAAAGGGGCCATGAAGCAAGCGGCTGAGAATGGCGGCTTCTCGGCCGGCATCTGGGTCCGCGAGGAACTGGCGGGCACCATCTCGTTCCATGAGATTGATTGGAGCAACCGCTCCGTCAGCATCGGATACTGGCTGGATCAGCATTTTACGGGGCAAGGCCTGATGACAAGCGCATGCCGGGCGTTCACGGATCACGCGCTGATGCGCATGGGCCTGAACCGAGTGGAGATCCGCTGTGCAACGGCGAACCATCGCAGCCGGGCCATTCCGGAACGGCTGGGATTTGTGCTGGAGGGAGTCATAAGGGAAGCCGAGAAGCTGCCTCAAGGATATGTCAACCACGCGGTCTACGGCATGATTCAGAGCGAATGGAAGCGGATGAGGTAA
- a CDS encoding DUF2164 domain-containing protein, which yields MKPSKFPKEQREHLVERVQEYFETERGETLGHLAAEGILDFFMETLGPHLYNQALSDCRTVVNQRMISLEEDIYALEQKVKRTR from the coding sequence ATGAAACCTAGCAAATTCCCCAAAGAACAACGCGAACACCTGGTTGAACGGGTTCAGGAATACTTTGAAACAGAGCGCGGCGAAACCCTCGGCCATCTGGCTGCGGAAGGGATTCTTGATTTTTTCATGGAGACCTTAGGGCCGCATCTATACAATCAAGCGCTAAGCGACTGCAGAACGGTGGTCAATCAGCGTATGATTTCCCTTGAAGAAGATATTTACGCATTAGAGCAAAAAGTGAAGCGGACTCGTTAA
- a CDS encoding glutamine--tRNA ligase/YqeY domain fusion protein, translating into MINVENHRGTPSNFIKNVITEDLKSGKVKEIVTRFPPEPNGYLHIGHAKAIWINFTLADEFGGRTHLRFDDTNPVKEDIEYVNSIKEDVKWLGFDWEELRYASDYFEEMYNRAVLLIKKGKAYVDDQSADQIREKRGTLTEPGQNSPYRDRSVEENLDLFERMRKGEFANGERVLRAKIDMASPNINLRDPVIYRISHAHHHNTGDKWCIYPMYAFAHPLEDAIEGVTHSLCSLEFEDQRPFYDWVVAECEMDSTPHQYEFGRLNVAQTVTSKRKLKQLVDENVVDGWDDPRMPTISGLRRLGYTPEAIRNFVFETGISKAYGTVDRQVMEHFIREDLKLKAPRTMAVLDPLKVVITNYPEGQTEWLDAENNTENPQMGVRQIPFSREIYIEQEDFMEDPPSKYFRLFPGNEVRLKHAYFIKCNDVIKDENGKVVEIHCTYDPETKSGSGFTGRKVKGTIHWVEATQAVPAEFRLFEPLFKDEEEEAELVPEVAGEAEEAAAEKSFLDDINPNSLQIVQGFVEPNMKDAAPQDKFQFFRHGYFNVDSKYSQPGRPVFNRVVSLKSSFQLPKS; encoded by the coding sequence TTGATCAACGTGGAGAACCATCGGGGCACCCCCTCCAATTTCATAAAAAATGTTATTACCGAAGACCTGAAGTCCGGTAAAGTCAAGGAAATCGTTACCCGCTTTCCGCCGGAGCCGAACGGCTACTTGCATATTGGACATGCCAAGGCTATATGGATCAATTTCACGCTGGCCGATGAATTCGGCGGACGGACGCATTTGCGGTTCGATGATACGAACCCGGTGAAAGAAGACATTGAGTATGTTAACTCCATCAAGGAGGACGTGAAGTGGCTCGGATTCGATTGGGAAGAGCTGCGGTACGCGTCCGATTATTTTGAAGAGATGTACAATCGCGCAGTGCTGCTGATTAAGAAAGGGAAAGCTTACGTGGATGACCAATCCGCTGACCAAATTCGCGAAAAGCGCGGAACCCTGACCGAGCCTGGGCAAAATAGCCCGTACCGGGATCGCAGCGTGGAAGAAAATCTGGATCTGTTCGAGCGGATGCGCAAAGGGGAATTTGCCAACGGCGAGCGCGTGCTGCGCGCCAAGATCGATATGGCTTCGCCGAACATCAATTTGCGGGATCCGGTCATCTACCGTATCTCCCACGCGCATCATCATAATACAGGCGACAAGTGGTGCATCTATCCGATGTACGCTTTTGCCCATCCGCTGGAGGATGCCATTGAAGGGGTTACGCATTCCCTGTGTTCTCTTGAGTTTGAAGATCAGCGCCCCTTCTATGATTGGGTTGTGGCGGAATGCGAGATGGACAGCACACCGCATCAGTACGAATTCGGGCGTCTGAACGTGGCGCAGACGGTTACGAGCAAACGGAAACTGAAGCAGCTCGTAGACGAGAATGTGGTGGACGGCTGGGATGATCCGCGCATGCCTACGATCTCTGGACTTCGCCGTCTGGGATACACGCCTGAAGCCATTCGCAACTTCGTGTTTGAGACGGGAATTTCGAAGGCGTACGGCACGGTGGACCGCCAAGTGATGGAACACTTTATCCGTGAGGACCTGAAGCTGAAGGCGCCGCGCACGATGGCTGTGCTGGACCCGCTGAAGGTGGTCATTACGAACTATCCTGAAGGCCAGACGGAGTGGCTGGATGCCGAGAACAATACGGAGAATCCGCAGATGGGCGTCCGCCAGATTCCGTTCTCGCGCGAGATCTATATCGAACAAGAGGATTTCATGGAGGATCCGCCGAGCAAATATTTCCGCTTGTTCCCTGGCAATGAGGTGCGTTTGAAGCATGCGTATTTCATTAAGTGCAATGATGTGATCAAAGACGAGAACGGCAAGGTCGTTGAGATCCACTGCACGTATGATCCGGAGACGAAGAGCGGTAGCGGCTTTACCGGACGCAAGGTGAAGGGAACGATTCACTGGGTGGAGGCCACGCAGGCCGTACCAGCCGAATTCCGCCTGTTCGAACCACTGTTCAAGGACGAAGAGGAAGAAGCCGAATTGGTACCAGAGGTTGCAGGCGAAGCGGAAGAAGCAGCTGCCGAGAAGTCCTTCCTGGACGACATCAATCCGAACTCGCTGCAAATCGTGCAAGGATTCGTGGAACCGAATATGAAGGATGCTGCACCGCAGGACAAGTTCCAGTTCTTCCGCCACGGATATTTCAACGTCGACTCGAAGTATTCGCAGCCAGGGCGTCCGGTATTTAACCGCGTAGTCTCCCTGAAGAGCTCCTTCCAGCTTCCGAAGAGCTAA
- a CDS encoding molybdenum cofactor guanylyltransferase, which yields MSDHSLDVGLSPDQVTGIVLAGGASRRMGRNKALLPMEGISLIERTVQVLDKVSGRVILSTNVPAAYQFLELECIPDLYVGQGPMAGLHAALKSSQSTWNMVAACDMPYIHERFLRGLLDLANKQYAADAVIPVVEGRMHPLLAAYRKETVEGLEHRLIKGQLRMVEWVQELNAVFVHEEQLEAMTGLDPRRILFNMNTPGEYEAAGGLLNSDLSEDR from the coding sequence ATGAGCGATCACTCCCTAGATGTTGGCCTTTCGCCGGATCAGGTGACAGGTATCGTGCTTGCAGGTGGAGCCTCCCGGAGAATGGGGAGAAACAAGGCGCTGTTGCCTATGGAGGGAATTAGTTTGATCGAGCGAACGGTCCAGGTGCTTGACAAAGTTAGCGGACGGGTAATCCTATCCACGAATGTCCCGGCCGCTTATCAATTTCTTGAATTGGAGTGCATTCCCGATCTCTATGTCGGGCAAGGACCGATGGCGGGACTTCATGCAGCGCTCAAGTCATCCCAAAGCACATGGAATATGGTTGCTGCGTGTGACATGCCTTATATCCATGAGCGTTTCCTTCGGGGACTGCTGGATCTGGCGAACAAGCAGTACGCAGCCGACGCTGTAATCCCCGTGGTAGAGGGCAGGATGCATCCGCTGCTGGCGGCATATCGCAAAGAAACCGTAGAAGGCCTTGAGCACAGGCTGATCAAGGGACAACTGCGCATGGTGGAATGGGTGCAGGAGCTGAATGCCGTCTTTGTGCATGAGGAGCAATTAGAGGCAATGACGGGCCTTGATCCGCGCAGGATTTTATTTAATATGAACACACCTGGGGAATATGAGGCAGCAGGCGGCCTGCTGAATTCCGACTTGTCTGAGGATAGATAG
- a CDS encoding cellobiose phosphorylase, with the protein MHDAKVVLQAGELTFSFLPSGDLYQATYGTTMINQLLSNSIDGALNNLFLRIHTESGIEAVPMLGVHSNSVVTHADNRMMWEGSVKGVDYKVLFTPTDTGAWFWDIQLQGEGILADVVYGQDIGIAHPGAVRTNEAYLSQYIDHAVFEQEGLGYVVCSRQNQPQGGVFPYLQQGALTSAVGYATDGFQFFGLSYKETNQAEALSKESLPNEVYQYEFAYTALQSPRVPLSGTTRFVFYGLFKENHPDAVTTLEFQDELQAAWQQVEASRLTETGNRLPRIERSERFGEPLRTLPLTEDELNNLYPVRRQEERDGEELLSFFTDTYEHIVMKEKELRVERPHGHILMSGNNVKLGSPVITTTSYMYGVFNSQLVTGNTNFNKMMSHARNALNVPKTSGQRIYVEMDGEYRLLTMPSVFEIGFNYVRWYYKTESDMLIITNFTSAAASEVTLQVRSESGRAYRYLVTMQITMDVNEYEVPYHMVQEDGILTFRADTSSLSASVYTDLHYRLRVTGADMQVKDETCLASNTASGSASLTVLELGESAEWTMTVQGSLDAANAPLAAREADEEIASYRSFYASVMNGFHLSLKNGQEGGLFKVNALAWWYTHNMLVHYSVPHGLEQYGGAAWGTRDVCQGPVEYFMATHKYEQVRDILLEVYSHQYEDDGNWPQWFMFDQYAHIQQEESHGDIIVWPLKVLGDYLAVTHDYDILDSVVPYTRKHSFDFTEQTYTVLEHVKKQMAYIQNHFLHDTYLSSYGDGDWDDTLQPANAQLKQFMVSSWTVALTYQTLNQFSRVMERVDQAMSGAIGDLAEGIQQDFNTYILNSEVIPGFVYMESKEQSKFLLHPSDQETGIQYRLLPMTRSMISELLTPEQAASHYEIIREQLFCPDGVRLMNRPAVYAGGVSTHFKRAEQAANFGREVGLQYVHAHIRYVEAMAKLGKSSEVWSGLERINPIGITEVVPNAELRQSNAYFSSSDGKFNTRYEAQESFDALRSGRVPVKGGWRIYSSGPGIYMNQLISNALGIREAGGDLVIDPVLPKTLDGLEFQFNYAGKAVTFIYHVDRAERTRITINGQDVAADAIRNRYRTGGVRIAGADFKRLAGEGDTGCVVDIYASIHEQ; encoded by the coding sequence ATGCACGATGCAAAAGTTGTACTCCAGGCAGGAGAATTGACGTTTTCCTTTTTGCCTAGCGGTGATCTTTATCAAGCCACTTACGGCACGACGATGATTAATCAACTGCTCTCCAATTCGATTGATGGCGCCCTCAATAATTTGTTTCTGAGAATCCATACGGAAAGCGGCATTGAGGCCGTTCCTATGCTCGGAGTACACTCCAACAGCGTGGTCACTCATGCGGATAACCGGATGATGTGGGAAGGCAGCGTCAAGGGAGTAGATTATAAGGTTCTGTTTACCCCAACGGATACCGGCGCGTGGTTCTGGGACATTCAGCTTCAGGGGGAAGGAATTCTAGCCGACGTCGTGTATGGACAGGATATCGGCATCGCCCATCCGGGAGCCGTTCGAACCAATGAAGCATATTTGTCCCAATACATCGACCATGCTGTATTCGAGCAGGAAGGTCTGGGGTATGTCGTGTGCTCCCGTCAAAATCAGCCGCAGGGAGGCGTATTCCCCTATCTTCAACAGGGAGCGCTGACTTCTGCGGTCGGATATGCAACGGATGGCTTTCAGTTTTTTGGCCTTTCCTATAAAGAGACAAATCAGGCGGAGGCTTTATCCAAGGAGAGCCTGCCGAATGAGGTATATCAATACGAGTTTGCCTATACGGCCCTGCAGTCCCCTCGTGTACCGCTTAGTGGCACAACCCGGTTCGTATTTTACGGCTTGTTTAAAGAGAATCATCCGGATGCAGTCACAACACTGGAATTCCAGGATGAGCTTCAGGCTGCATGGCAGCAGGTTGAAGCGTCCCGCTTGACGGAGACGGGCAATCGGCTGCCTCGGATCGAGCGATCCGAGCGTTTCGGGGAGCCTCTGCGCACATTGCCGCTGACGGAAGACGAGCTGAACAATTTGTACCCTGTACGCCGCCAAGAGGAGCGTGACGGGGAAGAACTGCTCTCGTTCTTCACGGATACTTATGAACATATCGTCATGAAGGAGAAGGAGCTTCGCGTAGAGCGTCCACATGGCCATATCTTGATGAGCGGCAACAATGTGAAACTGGGCAGTCCTGTCATTACGACAACCTCTTACATGTATGGTGTGTTTAATTCCCAGCTGGTGACGGGGAACACGAACTTCAACAAAATGATGAGTCATGCGCGGAATGCACTGAACGTGCCTAAGACATCCGGTCAGCGGATTTATGTGGAAATGGACGGCGAGTATCGTCTTCTGACGATGCCATCCGTGTTCGAGATCGGCTTTAACTATGTGCGGTGGTACTATAAGACCGAAAGCGACATGCTGATCATCACCAACTTCACGTCTGCTGCGGCATCGGAGGTTACGCTTCAAGTCCGTTCCGAGAGCGGAAGGGCTTATCGTTATCTGGTCACTATGCAGATCACGATGGATGTCAACGAATACGAAGTGCCTTATCATATGGTTCAGGAAGACGGTATTCTGACGTTCCGTGCCGATACGTCTTCACTCAGTGCTTCTGTGTACACAGATTTGCATTATCGTCTTCGCGTGACGGGAGCCGATATGCAGGTTAAGGACGAAACTTGTCTGGCAAGCAACACCGCGTCTGGCAGTGCTTCCTTAACAGTACTTGAGCTTGGCGAGAGTGCGGAATGGACCATGACCGTACAAGGCAGCCTTGATGCAGCGAACGCTCCGCTTGCGGCGCGGGAAGCCGATGAAGAGATTGCAAGCTACCGCTCATTCTATGCGTCCGTCATGAACGGGTTCCATCTGAGTCTGAAGAATGGACAGGAAGGAGGCTTGTTCAAGGTGAATGCGCTCGCCTGGTGGTATACGCATAACATGCTCGTTCACTATTCGGTACCGCACGGCCTGGAACAATACGGCGGCGCTGCGTGGGGAACGCGCGATGTGTGCCAAGGGCCTGTTGAATATTTCATGGCTACGCATAAATATGAGCAGGTACGCGATATCCTGCTAGAGGTGTATTCCCACCAGTATGAGGATGACGGAAATTGGCCGCAGTGGTTCATGTTTGATCAATATGCCCATATTCAGCAGGAAGAGAGCCACGGCGATATTATCGTATGGCCGCTTAAGGTGCTGGGCGATTACTTGGCTGTCACACATGATTACGACATATTGGATTCGGTTGTTCCTTACACCAGAAAGCACAGCTTCGATTTTACGGAGCAGACGTACACCGTGCTTGAGCATGTGAAGAAGCAAATGGCCTATATTCAAAATCATTTCCTTCATGACACTTATCTGTCTTCTTATGGAGACGGGGACTGGGATGATACGCTACAGCCGGCGAACGCGCAGCTGAAGCAGTTCATGGTCAGCAGCTGGACGGTAGCTTTGACCTATCAGACCTTGAACCAGTTCTCCCGCGTTATGGAGCGTGTGGACCAAGCGATGTCCGGTGCGATAGGGGACCTCGCGGAAGGAATCCAGCAGGATTTCAATACGTATATTCTGAATTCTGAAGTGATTCCCGGCTTTGTCTATATGGAGAGCAAAGAGCAGAGCAAATTCCTGCTGCATCCGTCCGATCAGGAAACGGGAATCCAGTACCGCCTTCTTCCGATGACGCGCAGCATGATTAGCGAGCTGCTGACGCCGGAGCAGGCAGCAAGCCATTATGAGATCATCCGTGAGCAGCTGTTCTGTCCGGACGGCGTGAGATTGATGAACCGTCCAGCCGTATATGCCGGGGGCGTTAGCACGCACTTTAAGCGGGCGGAGCAGGCGGCGAATTTTGGCCGGGAGGTTGGTCTTCAATATGTGCATGCGCACATCCGTTATGTAGAGGCGATGGCAAAGCTCGGCAAGAGCAGTGAGGTTTGGAGTGGGCTTGAGCGTATTAACCCGATCGGCATTACCGAGGTTGTGCCAAATGCGGAGCTGCGTCAGAGCAATGCGTATTTCAGCAGCTCGGACGGGAAGTTCAACACGCGCTATGAAGCGCAGGAATCGTTTGATGCACTGCGGAGCGGACGCGTGCCTGTCAAAGGCGGATGGCGGATTTATTCCAGCGGCCCGGGGATCTACATGAACCAGTTGATTTCCAATGCGCTTGGCATTCGCGAAGCGGGAGGAGACCTGGTGATTGATCCGGTCCTGCCGAAGACGCTGGATGGCCTGGAGTTCCAATTCAATTATGCGGGGAAGGCGGTAACGTTCATTTATCACGTGGATCGCGCCGAGCGGACCCGTATCACGATTAACGGGCAGGATGTGGCAGCGGATGCTATCCGGAACCGATACCGTACAGGCGGCGTTCGTATTGCAGGTGCGGATTTCAAACGATTGGCCGGAGAGGGCGACACCGGCTGTGTCGTGGATATTTACGCCTCTATTCATGAACAATAA
- the moaA gene encoding GTP 3',8-cyclase MoaA translates to MIEPLKDSFGRVHDYIRISVTDRCNLRCVYCMPEEGMEFQPHDQIMSYEEIAAIVRVLAPMGVSKVRLTGGEPLVRKDLESLVHMIASIEGIQDISLTTNGIMLPSKARLLKEAGLTRINISLDSLHEERYARITRGGRVHKVLEGIEAAYEAGLDPIKLNMVLMKGFNEDEIRDFIALTLDRPLHVRFIEYMPIGQASDAWRDSYLPLSRVSEVCQEAGWTIQEEQGPSGNGPSRNMKVVGATGTFGLIHPVSDHFCDSCNRLRLTADGHIKACLYWSDEFNVRRVVDDPSAVANLFRKALGDKPLNHEMALALEKKTQNHTPTVRRMSQIGG, encoded by the coding sequence ATGATCGAACCGCTTAAAGATTCTTTCGGTCGGGTCCATGATTATATTCGCATCTCGGTGACGGATCGATGCAATCTTCGTTGTGTCTATTGTATGCCGGAAGAAGGAATGGAATTCCAGCCTCATGATCAGATTATGAGCTATGAAGAGATCGCAGCGATCGTGCGCGTCCTTGCCCCTATGGGCGTCTCCAAAGTACGCCTTACCGGCGGGGAACCGCTGGTGCGCAAGGATCTGGAATCCTTGGTCCATATGATTGCTTCCATTGAAGGAATTCAAGATATATCACTTACCACCAACGGGATCATGCTCCCATCCAAAGCTCGTCTGCTTAAGGAAGCGGGACTCACTCGTATCAACATCAGCCTGGATTCGCTTCATGAGGAGCGTTACGCGCGCATTACGCGCGGCGGACGGGTGCATAAAGTGCTGGAAGGCATTGAAGCCGCTTATGAAGCTGGCCTGGATCCGATCAAACTGAACATGGTGTTAATGAAGGGCTTCAACGAAGACGAAATTCGCGACTTTATCGCTCTAACGCTCGATCGTCCCCTCCATGTCCGCTTTATTGAATATATGCCGATCGGCCAAGCATCCGATGCCTGGCGAGATTCGTATCTGCCGCTGAGCCGGGTATCCGAAGTGTGCCAGGAGGCGGGGTGGACCATTCAAGAAGAGCAGGGACCATCCGGCAATGGGCCTTCACGCAACATGAAAGTGGTTGGAGCTACAGGAACCTTCGGTCTGATCCATCCGGTCAGCGATCATTTCTGCGATTCCTGCAACCGCCTCAGGCTGACGGCGGACGGCCACATCAAGGCTTGTCTATACTGGTCCGATGAATTTAACGTGCGCCGTGTCGTCGATGATCCTTCCGCGGTGGCGAACCTGTTCCGCAAAGCGCTGGGCGATAAACCGCTGAATCATGAAATGGCGCTCGCGCTCGAGAAAAAGACACAAAACCATACTCCCACCGTCCGGCGCATGTCGCAGATCGGCGGATAA